In Tenrec ecaudatus isolate mTenEca1 chromosome 4, mTenEca1.hap1, whole genome shotgun sequence, a single window of DNA contains:
- the LOC142445655 gene encoding olfactory receptor 10Q1-like, which translates to MFAWNPLLNQSGPTEFVFRVFTAVPEFQALLFLLFLLLYLMILCGNTAIIWVVCTLSSLHTPMYFFLSNLSFVEICYTTVVVPLMLANIWGAQKPIPLAGCAAQMFFFLTLGGADCFLLAIMAYDRYVAICHPLHYTLIMTQKLCVQMVAGALALALFLSLQLTALIFTLPFCGRRREINHFLCDVPPVLRLACADTRVHQAVLYVVSILVLTVPFILISVSYSFITLAILRIRSTEGRRRAFSTCSSHLTVVLLQYGCCALVYLRPQSISSVDEDRQFALVYTFITPLLNPMIYTLRNKDIKSALKRAFGNTGSAEAI; encoded by the coding sequence ATGTTTGCCTGGAACCCACTCCTCAACCAGTCGGGCCCCACCGAGTTTGTGTTCCGGGTGTTCACTGCTGTCCCTGAATTCCaagccctcctcttcctcctcttcctcctcctctactTGATGATCCTCTGCGGCAACACGGCCATCATCTGGGTGGTGTGCACGCTCAGCTCCCTCCACACCCCAATGTACTTCTTCCTGTCCAACCTGTCCTTTGTTGAGATCTGCTACACCACCGTGGTGGTGCCCTTGATGCTTGCCAACATTTGGGGGGCCCAGAAGCCCATCCCCTTGGCAGGCTGTGCCGCCCAGATGTTCTTCTTTCTCACACTCGGTGGCGCTGACTGCTTTCTCTTAGCAATCATGGCTTATGATCGATACGTGGCCATCTGCCACCCACTGCACTACACCCTCATCATGACCCAGAAGCTGTGCGTCCAGATGGTGGCTggtgccctggccctggccctcttcctctccctgcaGCTCACGGCCTTAATCTTCACCCTGCCCTTCTGTGGACGCCGCCGGGAAATCAACCACTTCCTGTGTGACGTCCCTCCGGTCCTGCGCCTGGCCTGTGCTGACACCCGAGTGCACCAGGCCGTCCTCTATGTGGTGAGCATCCTCGTGCTGACCgtccccttcattcttatttctgTGTCCTACTCATTCATCACGCTGGCCATCCTGCGCATCCGCTCCACGGAGGGCCGCCGGCGGGCCTTCTCCACCTGCTCCTCCCATCTCACGGTGGTCCTTCTGCAGTATGGCTGCTGTGCTCTGGTCTACCTGCGTCCCCAGTCCATCTCCTCAGTGGATGAGGATCGCCAGTTTGCCCTCGTGTACACATTTATCACCCCCTTACTCAACCCCATGATCTACACCCTTAGGAACAAAGATATCAAAAGTGCCCTGAAACGGGCCTTTGGAAACACAGGATCAGCTGAAGCTATCTGA
- the OR10W1 gene encoding olfactory receptor 10W1: MSWKNHSVLMEFMFLAYPSCSELRVLSFLGLSLVYALIVTGNVLIMLAIQTDARLHTPMYYFLGSLSGVEICYTTVVVPHMLSNTIQTQKTITFLGCATQMAFFIGLGSADCFLLAVMAYDRYVAICHPLQYPLIVTLTLCGRLIVASVVIGFFLSTQLVVFIFFLPFCQARGIKHFFCDVPPVMQLVCTNSHFHEHSVLVAATLAIAVPFFLIATSYAFIVSAVLRIHSAAGRSRACSTCSSHLTVVLLQYGCCAFMYLRPSSSYSPTKDQLLSLVYTLGTPLLNPLIYTLRNNEVKGALGRILAKHCLSKRGREKPISHSCNTKVDVLHHKYVMEKKGGNSVDGGLPYNIPGPSQDATPVAYERRTLDMEGNGEIMVDARGKKE, encoded by the exons ATGTCCTGGAAAAACCACTCAGTATTGATGGAATTCATGTTTTTGGCCTATCCATCGTGTTCAGAACTGCGGGTCCTGTCCTTCCTTGGACTCAGCCTGGTTTACGCTTTGATCGTTACTGGGAATGTCCTCATTATGTTGGCAATTCAGACAGATGCTCGCCTACATACACCCATGTACTATTTCCTGGGTAGCCTTTCAGGGGTAGAAATATGCTACACCACTGTAGTTGTGCCCCATATGTTGTCCAACACCATACAGACACAGAAAACAATCACCTTCCTGGGCTGTGCCACTCAGATGGCGTTCTTCATTGGACTTGGCAGTGCTGATTGCTTCCTTTTGGCTGTCATGGCCTATGACCGGTATGTTGCCATTTGCCACCCCTTGCAGTACCCTCTCATCGTGACATTGACTCTCTGTGGACGCTTGATTGTGGCCTCTGTGGTCATTGGTTTCTTCCTGTCCACTCAGCTGGTGGTCTTCATCTTCTTCCTGCCATTCTGCCAGGCTCGAGGTATCAAGCACTTCTTTTGTGATGTGCCCCCCGTGATGCAGCTTGTTTGTACCAACagccacttccatgagcactcaGTGCTGGTGGCAGCCACATTAGCCATTGCTGTGCCTTTCTTCCTCATTGCTACCTCCTATGCCTTCATTGTGTCTGCTGTACTCAGGATCCACTCAGCAGCTGGCCGCAGCCGAGCCTGCTCCACCTGCTCCTCCCACCTCACTGTGGTCCTGCTGCAGTACGGCTGCTGTGCCTTCATGTACCTGCGACCCAGCTCCAGCTACTCCCCGACAAAAGATCAACTCCTTTCACTGGTCTACACCCTGGGCACCCCACTGCTCAACCCACTCATCTACACTCTGAGAAACAATGAGGTTAAAGGAGCCCTTGGGAGAATTCTCGCCAAGCATTGCCTCtccaagaggggaagggaaaaacccATCAG TCACAGCTGTAACACCAAAGTAGACGTCCTCCATCATAAATACGTTATGGAGAAGAAGGGGGGAAATTCTGTGGATGGAGGATTGCCTTACAACATACCAGGCCCAAGTCAAGATGCCACTCCAGTGGCCTATGAAAGACGAACTCTGGACATGGAGGGGAATGGAGAAATAATGGTGGATGCAAGGGGGAAAAAGGAATGA